The Deinococcus malanensis DNA segment GTTCTGCTTCAGCGGGAGCCGAGCCTCAGCGCTGCTGGTCGCGCACGGCGCTGAGCGTTTCTTCGAACTCATCCAGAAATTCGTCTTCCAGCTGGTGATCGCGGACCAGTTCATCCTGCAGGGTGGTGGTCTGTTCGCGTGCCCAGCGCACCCGGGCCTGCCGGGCGCTGCTCACGTTGCCGCGCCCGGCGATAAAGCGCGCTGCGTGACGCACCGCCTGCACTGGATCGTTCGTGGGCGCGGTGACCGCTAGATTGCGCAGTCCGCCCTGGTCGTTGACCATCGAGCAGGTCACTTCGACACGCACCCCACGGCGGGTCAGAAACACCTGATCTACCCGCCACATGCTGGTGGCCCGCAGCGGCTCAGGCGCACGGGCACTGGGGCGGCGGCGCGCCATTGCTACGCCCCGGTGAGCGGTCGTGGGGCCGACGGCGGTGTCCACTCGCGGGCAGATTCAAGGCCCAGTAGCACGCGCCCCGCCCCTTCGGCCAGGGCCTCAAGTTCCAGTTCGCCGGGAATGATCAGCACTGGGGCTATCCAGGCAATCCGGCGCTCGATCCGGTCCATCAGGGCGTCCCACCGGGCAATGCCGCCGGTAATGACGATCGCATCAGGTCGTCCTGACAGCGCCCCCGTCTGCTCCCCGATGGCCTTGCAGGCCTGGTGGACAAAGGCAGCGGCGGCAGCCTGCACCTGAGGGTCTTCGACCTCGCGCATTTCCAGATCCTTGAGGTTGGCACTGCCGGTCAGGGCCAGGAAGCCTCCTTCTCCTGAAAGCAGATGCAGCGTCCGCTCCTGGCCGACTTCATACAGTAGGTCCAGCAGGGCACGGGTCGGGAGCGGGCCGCTTTGCATAGCACCCAGCGGACCTCCGTCCGAGCCTGTCCCGGTCGAGTCCACCGCGCGGCCCTGATCAAAGGCGGTGACGCTGGTCGTGGCGCCCAGATGGGCCACCACCACGCGCGCCTCGCGCAGCCGCTTGCCGACCTCATGGGCGGCGCGCCGTGCGGTGACCCGGGCGTTCAGGGCGTGGAATTCGGCGTGGCGGCGAACCCCCATCACGCCGGTTTCACGGGCTTCGGGCAGCAGCTCATCCAGGCTCTGGGGATCAACGATAAACGCCGGGACACCGCGAGTTTCCGCAAGGGCCAGGGCCAGCGGGCCGCCCAGGTTCATGACCGACGCGCCACCCTGACCCTGAACGGCGTACTGCGCCAGTTCCGGAGTGACCCGGTAGGTTCCGGCCCCTACCCGTCCGATCATGCCGCCGCGCCCCACAATGGCGTGGGGCACCGGCCAGCCTGCCGTGATCTCGGCAATTGCCTGCGAAAGCTTCGGCAGGTCAGCCACACAGGGAGGCTGCGCCAGTGGCAGCTCGGTTCGGTCCAGCTGAACCCTGAGCTTGCCGGGCAGGGCAGGGTTGTCACTGGGCTCAAGCGTCGCGCAGGCGAGCTTGATGCCACTGGTTCCGGGATTGATCACGTACGCGATCACAACGCCGCAGCGTAGCAGATTCCAGCCAATTGCCAGATGCACCCTGCATTTGGAAAAGCCAGATGTATGACCAGCAGGGGTATGGAAGTGCCCCTGCTGTCACCAGGTCCCGGCAGTCAGCGGTCCATTTCTGTCGGCCGGGGTATGAGGCCTCAGGCCGAAGGTTCGATCAGGCCGTAATGGCCGTCCTTGCGGCGGTAGACGACGCCGCAGGCATTCGAACCCATATTCATGAACACGTAGAAGTCATGGCCCAGCGCTTCCATCTGCGTTACGGCGTCCTCGGGGCTCATGGGGCGCATGTCGAAGCGTTTCTGCCGCACGATTTCGGGCGCAAATTCGCTGACATCGTCGAGCCCGGCGTTGACATCGGCCTCGGCGGGACCAGGGCCCGGCTGGGGGGCGGCCTCGTGGCGCTGCTTCATATACTTGGTCTTGAACTTGCGCAGCTGCCTTTCGAGCACGTCACTGGCTTTATCAATCGCGGCATACATGTCCGAGTGGTGTTCCTCGGCACGGATGATGCCGTTGGGGACATTCAGCTGAACCTCGACCCGGTTGCGCCTTCCTGCATCGCGCACATCGCGTACGGTCAGGGTCACGCGCGCGTCGGTGATCTGGTCGTTGTAGCGGTCCAGCCGCGTGAGCTTCTCTTGAACGTAATCGCGCATGGCGTCGCTCACTTCGACGTTCCGGCCTGACAGCTTATAAATCCGCACGGCTTTCACCTCTCTAGGAAACTCCCGGAAGTTGGGTTTGGTTCCGGGACCTCACTCTAGGCTTCTGGTCATGGACGTGTCACGAGAGAAGCTCACAGCACACACTCACGTGCGGCGCTATGGTAAGGGGCGGAACAATAGCTTCAGCGGGTGGGCTCCGGCGCGAAAGTGGTGACCTGCTTACCGCGCGGCACACTGATGACACGCTACGCTAAGCACTGAAATGAAAGTTGACCGCGAGGAACAGGACAAGGACCGGCGCGACCGCATAGCCCGCGCGGCCTTTGAACTGTTTGCCCGCAGCGGTCTGGAAGGCACCAGCGCACAGGACATTGCCCGCGCAGCGTATGTGAGCCGGACCAACCTGTACCGGTACTTTCCCAGCAAAATTCACATGCTGCTGGCGCACTTCGAAAAGGCTGTGCAGGCCAGCCGCGAGGACGCCCTGCAGCGTCTGAATGCCGGGGCCAACCCCCAGCAGGTGTGGGAAAGCATGACCGTTCGCATGGCCGACCTGGGCGTGCGCTATCAGCATCTGGTCGGCGCGGTGGGGCAGGCGGTCCTGGGTGCGCGCCTGCCCGCTGACGAACCTGATCCCCAGGCCGGGCTGAAAACAGCCGTCACTCTGGCTGCCCTGGTCGAGCCCGTGCTGATTGCCATGCGTCATCAGGGCCACCTGCGTCCGGACGTCGACACGACCATGCTCAGCGCCCTGCTGGTGGACGCCTGTCTGCTGGCCCTGCTGCACGGCGGTCACCGGGACCAGCGTGAGGTTCTGCGCGACTGGCAGGACCGTTTCAGCCTGCTGCTGCACGGCGCCCTGGCTCCGGGCCATCAGCTGACGCTGCGTGAACCTGACCGCTGATGACGTGGAGCAGGACAGTCCCTGAAACTCTGAAGGGACTGTCCTGCTCCACGTTCAGACTTCTGTCCAGAGAAGAATTCTCCAGGCATGTCCAGACGGTCTGGTTAACATCGCGGTGTTGAAGCTTCCTGCCGGCGCACTCCCGCTCTGGCTTCTGTGATGCCGATCCGGCTTCAGACCCCCACGATCTGACTTTGCGGGGTGAGCCGTTCAGTAAATGATGCGCCGGTACCGGCACGTACCTCGTCCAGGGTCGCTCCAGGCATCAGCCCGGTGAGGGTCAGCTGTCCGTCCAGAAATTCGAACACGGCCTTGTCGGTAATCACCATGTCCACGGCGCCGCGGGCGGTCAGCGGCAGGGTGCACTCCGGCACGATCTTGGGGGTGCCGTCCGGGTCGGTATGGGTCATCGTGACAATGAGCTTCCGGGCGCCACTGGCCAGATCCATGGCGCCGCCTACGCCCAGCAGGGGCTTGCCCGGGACCGCCCAGTTGGCCAGATTGCCCTGACCGTCCACCTGCAGGCCGCCGATCACGGCCACGTCCACATGCCCGCCGCGGATCATGCCGAAACTGTCGGCACTGTCGAAGTAACTGGCACCGGGCAGCGCGGTGACCGGCACCTTACCGGCGTTCACCGGGTAGTGCATCGCGCCGCCGTCGTCGGGGGCCGGGCCCACACCCAGCATGCCGTTTTCGGTGTGCAGGTTAACGCCGTGTTCCGGTGTGATCAGGTCCGCCACCAGCGTGGGAATGCCGATGCCCAGGTTCACCACGTTTCCGGGGCATAGTTCCTGCAGGGCGCGGCGCGCCATGTGCATGCGCGCGTCGTCCACCCGGCGGCTGCTGCCTTTGACACTGGCGCTGGACCCCAGGTCCGCCTCGGTCAGGGTGGCCTGCACCAGATAGTCCACGTACAGGCCGGGCGTGTGCACCTGATCCGGTGGAATCTGCCCCACCTCGACGATTTCCTCGGCCTCCACGATCACCAGGTCAGCGGCGGTGGCCATGGCCCGGTTGAAGTTCTGCTCGGTCAGCCGGTACTGCAGATTTCCAGCCCGGTCAGCCCGCCACGCACGAATAAACGCCACGTCACCCCGGATGGCCGGCACGAAGATCATCTCCTGACCATTCAGGGTCCGCACGTCAGCGTCACCCGCCACGACCGTGCCGGCTGCGGTCGGGGTGTAAAAGGCGCCGATGCCGGCGCCCCCGGCCCGGATCGCCTCAGCCAGGGTGCCTTGCGGGATCAGCTGGACTTCCATGGTGCCGGCCTGATAGGCAGCCACGGCCTCGGGGTTGCTGGTAAAGAAACTGCCCACCGCTTTGCGGATCTGTCCATTCCGCAGCAGTCGCCCGCCGCCCATGCCAGGTTCGCCCACGTTGTTGGCCACGTAGGTCAGGCCCCGCGTGCCCAGTTCAGCCAGCGCGTGGGTCAGATGCACCGGGTTGCCGGTCATGCCGAAGCCGCCGACCAGCAGTGTCTGGCCGTCTTTCACCAGCCGCGCGGCCTCTTCCACGCCCAGGACGGGCAGCAGCTTCATAGCTGCACCCATCCGGTGGGCTGCATAGGAGTGCGAGGGGCAGTGCCCAGCCCGATTCCTCTCATGCCTCGACCCGCTCGATGATGGCAGCCTCGCCCTGTCCGACGCCGACGCACAGCGTGGCCAGACCATAGCGGCCTCCACGGCGCTCAAGCTCGTGGACCAGGGTGGTGACCAGCCGCGCGCCGCTCATGCCCAGCGGGTGGCCCAGGGCGATGGCGCCGCCGTTGACGTTTACCTTCGTCTGGTCCAGGCCCAGTTCGCGGATACAGGCCAGAGCCTGGGCAGCAAAGGCCTCGTTCAGTTCGATCAGGTCGAGGTCCTCGATCTTCAGCCCCGTGCGTTCGAGCACCTTGCGGGTGGCTGGAATGGGCCCCAGGCCCATGACCCGGGCCTCGACCCCTGCCGCCGCCGAACCCACCCAGCGGGCCAGCGGCCTGACCCCCAGTTCGCGGGCTTTCCCCGCACTCATCAGTACCAGGGCGGCGGCGCCGTCATTCAGTCCGCTGGCATTGCCGGCCGTGACACTGCCACCCTTGCGGAAGGCAGGTTTCAGGCCGGTCAGCGTCGCCTCGTCGGTGGCCAGCGTGAAGGTGTCGCCGTCGCGCTTGTAGCGGGGATGCTCGTCGGTGTCAAACAGCGTGGTGCCCTTTTTGCCCTTGACCTCAATCGGGACGATCTCGCTTTTGAATGCCCCGCGGTTCAGGGCGTCCACGGCGCGGCGCTGCGACTCCAGCGCGAAGGCATCCTGGTCGGCGCGGCTGATCTCTCCGCCAGAATAGGCCCCGTCACGGCTGCGCTCGACGATGTTCTCAGCCGTCTCGCCCATGGCTTCCAGCGGGAATCTGGCCTCCATGGCGGGGTTGGGATACCGCCACCCCAGCGTGGTGTCGTAGACCGTGACATTGCCATTGGCGAAGGGCTGGCCGCCTTTGGGCATCGAGAGGGGCGCGCGGGTCATGCTCTCCACGCCACCTGCCACGTAGATGTCCCCTTCGCCGGTCCGGATGGCGCGCGCGGCCATGTTCACCGCGTTCAGGCCACTGGCGCACAGCCGGTTGACGGTGACGCCGGCCACGCTTTCGGGCAGGCCCGCGAGCACGGCGGCCATGCGGGCCACGTTGCGGTTGTCCTCGCCGGCCTGGTTGGCGCAGCCGAAGATGACTTCCTCGATCCCGTCCTCGGGGACACCGGCGCGGTTGACAGCTTCGCGAATCACCGTGCCAGCCAGATCATCCGGGCGCACGCCCGAGAGCCCACCCCGAATGGCACCAATCGGGGAGCGGACAGCGGAAACGATCACGACATCGTGGTCTTGCAGGTCTTGAACTTTGGTCATGGGAGCTCCTGGGGGCGGTGATTTTGAAGAAATGCTGAAGAGGTTCACGTATTCAAGCGCGCCGCGGCACGAATGGGAAGGGCGGGAGCCCCACTGCTGCGCTATGTGCGCCTGCCAGCTGAGAAGTGAGAAGGCTTTGCAGGGCGCACGCTGAAAAACCGGAGGCCTGGACCCGCACTCCGCTTGGCGTTTTACACATGCTGCAGCGTGATGGTAGAAGCGGACACTATTCTCGGCACATGAGCGCCGCACTGACCGAGACCCCGGCCTGGCAGGCCCTGCAAGCCCATTTCGAGACCGTGAAAAGCACGCATCTGCGCGACCTCTTCGCTGCCGATCCCCAGCGTGGTGAGCGTCTGACTGCCGAAGGGGCCGGCCTCTACCTGGACTACAGCAAGCACCGCGTAACTGGTGAAACGCTGGAACTGCTGCTGGCCCTGGCACGTGCCCGGGGCCTGCCGGAGAGGCGAGACGCGATGTTCGGCGGCGAAAAGATCAACGTCACCGAGGGACGTGCGGTGCTGCACACGGCCCTGCGCATGCCACGTGGCACGGAGGTGCTGGTCGACGGCCGCAACGTGGTGCCCGATGTGCATGAGGTTCTGGACCGTATGAGCGCGTTCGCCCGGCAGGTGCGCAGTGGCGGCTGGCTCGGGCACACGGGTAGACCTATCCGCGCCATCGTGAACATCGGCAT contains these protein-coding regions:
- a CDS encoding 3-oxoacid CoA-transferase, translating into MKLLPVLGVEEAARLVKDGQTLLVGGFGMTGNPVHLTHALAELGTRGLTYVANNVGEPGMGGGRLLRNGQIRKAVGSFFTSNPEAVAAYQAGTMEVQLIPQGTLAEAIRAGGAGIGAFYTPTAAGTVVAGDADVRTLNGQEMIFVPAIRGDVAFIRAWRADRAGNLQYRLTEQNFNRAMATAADLVIVEAEEIVEVGQIPPDQVHTPGLYVDYLVQATLTEADLGSSASVKGSSRRVDDARMHMARRALQELCPGNVVNLGIGIPTLVADLITPEHGVNLHTENGMLGVGPAPDDGGAMHYPVNAGKVPVTALPGASYFDSADSFGMIRGGHVDVAVIGGLQVDGQGNLANWAVPGKPLLGVGGAMDLASGARKLIVTMTHTDPDGTPKIVPECTLPLTARGAVDMVITDKAVFEFLDGQLTLTGLMPGATLDEVRAGTGASFTERLTPQSQIVGV
- the hpf gene encoding ribosome hibernation-promoting factor, HPF/YfiA family; translation: MRIYKLSGRNVEVSDAMRDYVQEKLTRLDRYNDQITDARVTLTVRDVRDAGRRNRVEVQLNVPNGIIRAEEHHSDMYAAIDKASDVLERQLRKFKTKYMKQRHEAAPQPGPGPAEADVNAGLDDVSEFAPEIVRQKRFDMRPMSPEDAVTQMEALGHDFYVFMNMGSNACGVVYRRKDGHYGLIEPSA
- a CDS encoding thiolase family protein, coding for MTKVQDLQDHDVVIVSAVRSPIGAIRGGLSGVRPDDLAGTVIREAVNRAGVPEDGIEEVIFGCANQAGEDNRNVARMAAVLAGLPESVAGVTVNRLCASGLNAVNMAARAIRTGEGDIYVAGGVESMTRAPLSMPKGGQPFANGNVTVYDTTLGWRYPNPAMEARFPLEAMGETAENIVERSRDGAYSGGEISRADQDAFALESQRRAVDALNRGAFKSEIVPIEVKGKKGTTLFDTDEHPRYKRDGDTFTLATDEATLTGLKPAFRKGGSVTAGNASGLNDGAAALVLMSAGKARELGVRPLARWVGSAAAGVEARVMGLGPIPATRKVLERTGLKIEDLDLIELNEAFAAQALACIRELGLDQTKVNVNGGAIALGHPLGMSGARLVTTLVHELERRGGRYGLATLCVGVGQGEAAIIERVEA
- a CDS encoding TetR/AcrR family transcriptional regulator, whose product is MKVDREEQDKDRRDRIARAAFELFARSGLEGTSAQDIARAAYVSRTNLYRYFPSKIHMLLAHFEKAVQASREDALQRLNAGANPQQVWESMTVRMADLGVRYQHLVGAVGQAVLGARLPADEPDPQAGLKTAVTLAALVEPVLIAMRHQGHLRPDVDTTMLSALLVDACLLALLHGGHRDQREVLRDWQDRFSLLLHGALAPGHQLTLREPDR
- a CDS encoding butyrate kinase, coding for MIAYVINPGTSGIKLACATLEPSDNPALPGKLRVQLDRTELPLAQPPCVADLPKLSQAIAEITAGWPVPHAIVGRGGMIGRVGAGTYRVTPELAQYAVQGQGGASVMNLGGPLALALAETRGVPAFIVDPQSLDELLPEARETGVMGVRRHAEFHALNARVTARRAAHEVGKRLREARVVVAHLGATTSVTAFDQGRAVDSTGTGSDGGPLGAMQSGPLPTRALLDLLYEVGQERTLHLLSGEGGFLALTGSANLKDLEMREVEDPQVQAAAAAFVHQACKAIGEQTGALSGRPDAIVITGGIARWDALMDRIERRIAWIAPVLIIPGELELEALAEGAGRVLLGLESAREWTPPSAPRPLTGA